From one Paenibacillus sp. FSL K6-1330 genomic stretch:
- a CDS encoding DUF4387 domain-containing protein: protein MTQLGDLAKVLRSKNSGPFEITLDVLFDSKEQYDKVKQSGIITKRTICELYQIREEQIHHLVFFDQALGFKITMSRDISSGSVGDRDVYGAQQHAPLMKLSIEHLEEG from the coding sequence ATGACTCAACTCGGCGATTTGGCGAAGGTGCTGCGAAGCAAAAATTCAGGCCCCTTCGAAATTACTTTAGACGTGTTGTTTGATTCCAAAGAGCAATATGACAAAGTGAAACAGTCCGGCATCATTACAAAACGGACGATATGTGAGCTGTATCAGATACGGGAGGAGCAGATTCATCACCTGGTATTTTTCGACCAGGCGCTGGGTTTCAAAATCACGATGTCGCGGGATATATCGTCCGGCAGTGTCGGCGACCGCGACGTGTACGGAGCCCAGCAGCATGCTCCCCTCATGAAATTATCCATTGAACATCTGGAGGAGGGGTAA
- a CDS encoding carbohydrate ABC transporter permease, with product MRRLEVSKIVIYLMLFVFTLMVLVPLLNLLALSLTDPGKAHLMGGLDIFPKGFSTINYQLLLSNPLITGSILNSVWITVAGTFLNLLLTSMAAYVLARTEFIGKKVVLFFLIVIMVFEPGMIPEYLLVKDLGLMNTLTSLILYKAVNVYYLFILMRFIQDIPEEILEASRIDGAGHFRLYSQIILPLSKPGLATLGLFYGVYHWNEYFRATLYISDPTKWPLQVVLRQFVVRKDNTSLIGNQNMFDSSINFDFASLQAGTIMIAIVPLLFLYPFILKYYAKGELEGGVKD from the coding sequence ATGAGACGACTGGAAGTTTCGAAAATCGTTATTTATCTCATGTTGTTTGTGTTTACGCTCATGGTATTGGTTCCTCTCCTGAATCTGCTGGCGCTATCCTTAACCGATCCCGGCAAAGCCCATTTGATGGGCGGACTGGACATTTTTCCGAAGGGATTCTCAACGATCAATTACCAACTGTTATTGTCCAATCCCTTGATTACGGGCAGTATTCTGAATTCGGTATGGATTACCGTAGCGGGTACATTCCTGAATCTGCTGCTGACCTCCATGGCAGCGTACGTGCTGGCCAGAACCGAGTTTATCGGTAAAAAAGTCGTGTTGTTCTTTCTGATCGTCATTATGGTGTTCGAGCCGGGCATGATTCCCGAATACCTGCTGGTAAAGGATCTCGGACTGATGAATACGCTAACATCACTGATCCTGTACAAAGCGGTCAACGTGTACTATCTCTTTATTCTTATGCGGTTCATTCAGGACATTCCGGAGGAGATTCTGGAGGCTTCCCGAATCGACGGCGCAGGTCATTTTCGCTTATATAGTCAGATCATACTGCCGCTGTCCAAACCGGGGCTGGCGACATTGGGTTTGTTCTACGGGGTATATCACTGGAACGAATATTTCAGAGCCACGCTCTACATTTCGGATCCAACCAAATGGCCGCTGCAGGTTGTACTCAGACAATTTGTTGTCCGCAAGGATAATACGTCCTTGATCGGCAACCAAAACATGTTCGACAGCTCGATCAACTTTGATTTTGCTTCCCTGCAGGCAGGTACGATCATGATTGCGATTGTACCGCTGTTATTCCTATATCCGTTCATTCTTAAATATTACGCGAAAGGCGAACTGGA
- a CDS encoding ABC transporter permease subunit, which yields MKVLRRLRQDWVLYAMLSLPLLYFFIFHIIPLYGMKLAFQDYRILGDHVWVGWKHFKTLFSSPAFTSVLENTIIISLMKIVFVFPIPIMLSLLINEVRSSKYRKYVQSVVYLPHFLSWVVIAGIWISLLNPAEGGVNLIANFFQLPSIDYMTSKEHIRWVLVFSEIWRSAGWDSIIYLAAIMKISPGLYEAAKIDGATRLQQMRFITLPHLYSTVVTVFILNLGFFMNAGFDQVFNFMNDSIISVVDILDTYVYRIGIGNGQFAYATAASLFKGVIGIILILGTHFISKRFSGKGVW from the coding sequence ATGAAGGTGTTGAGACGCTTAAGGCAGGATTGGGTACTATACGCGATGCTGTCGCTGCCTCTGCTCTACTTTTTTATCTTTCACATCATTCCGCTATACGGCATGAAGCTTGCCTTTCAGGATTACCGGATTCTGGGGGATCATGTGTGGGTCGGGTGGAAGCACTTTAAGACGCTATTCAGTTCGCCCGCCTTCACAAGCGTACTGGAGAATACCATCATTATCAGTTTGATGAAAATCGTATTTGTATTCCCGATTCCAATCATGTTATCACTGCTTATTAATGAAGTTCGAAGCTCGAAATACCGCAAATACGTGCAATCCGTGGTTTATTTGCCGCATTTTCTATCCTGGGTCGTTATTGCCGGGATCTGGATCAGCCTCTTGAATCCTGCCGAAGGCGGAGTCAATCTGATTGCGAATTTCTTTCAACTGCCATCCATTGATTACATGACCAGCAAAGAGCATATTCGTTGGGTGCTTGTATTCTCCGAAATCTGGCGAAGCGCCGGCTGGGACTCCATCATCTATCTGGCAGCCATCATGAAGATCAGCCCAGGATTGTATGAAGCAGCCAAGATTGACGGGGCGACCCGCCTGCAGCAGATGAGGTTCATTACGCTTCCTCATTTATACAGCACAGTTGTAACCGTCTTCATTCTGAATCTGGGCTTCTTCATGAATGCTGGTTTCGATCAAGTGTTTAACTTTATGAACGATTCCATCATCAGTGTGGTGGATATTTTGGACACGTATGTGTACCGAATCGGTATCGGGAACGGACAATTTGCTTATGCAACCGCAGCGAGTTTGTTCAAGGGCGTTATCGGTATCATCCTCATCCTGGGCACGCATTTCATCTCGAAGCGCTTCTCGGGCAAGGGCGTCTGGTAA
- a CDS encoding spore germination protein: MKQHENEKSKTLSSAQASLEHFTGNFALDLELVREAIGHNSDVHFREFHIGGTGICAALIFVDGLSDKELIDKHIMKSLMVSFSEKNNEDPSFGQGTVSKEFIKNQVLTISEVTEAHHVKDLVSKILTGSTALLVDGVQNVLILGTTKGKSRSIEEPSSEPLVRGPRVGFTESLSDNTALLRQHGDNYNLSIIKFQVGLRSKKELVIAYIKDMADPALVEEVQERIKKIKIDDVPESGYVEQLIEDNYLSPFTQVQNTERPDRVYSALMEGRVAILLDGTPFALIVPVSFSMMLHSPEDYYDRWLPSFLIRLLRYFAALISLLGPSLYISFVSFHQGMIPTKLALSIMGTREGVPFPAIIEALIMEIAIEILREGGLRLPKPIGPAMGIVGGLVIGEAAVQAGIVSPILVIVVALTAISSFTVPQYSAGITFRMLRFVAMFFAAVFGLYGVVLFFLFLCSHLVRLKSFGVPYITPIVPYRASDWKDFMIRMPLLKMKRLRKAIHKKDSIR, from the coding sequence ATGAAACAACATGAGAATGAAAAAAGCAAAACATTGAGTTCTGCTCAAGCCTCATTAGAGCATTTTACGGGGAATTTCGCCTTGGATCTTGAACTGGTAAGAGAAGCAATCGGCCATAACTCGGATGTACACTTTAGGGAGTTTCATATTGGAGGCACTGGCATTTGTGCGGCCCTCATTTTCGTAGATGGACTGTCGGATAAAGAACTCATCGACAAACACATCATGAAATCTCTTATGGTGAGCTTCTCCGAAAAAAATAATGAGGATCCATCTTTTGGGCAAGGGACCGTTTCTAAAGAGTTTATTAAAAATCAAGTTCTTACCATTAGTGAAGTAACCGAAGCACATCATGTAAAAGATTTAGTGTCCAAGATATTGACAGGTTCGACCGCACTGTTAGTGGATGGCGTGCAGAATGTGCTCATTCTCGGTACAACCAAAGGGAAATCGCGCAGTATTGAAGAACCTTCCTCGGAACCACTGGTTAGAGGCCCACGTGTAGGCTTCACAGAATCGTTAAGTGATAATACTGCCCTTTTACGACAGCATGGTGACAACTACAACTTGTCCATCATCAAGTTTCAAGTAGGACTACGTTCAAAAAAAGAACTTGTCATCGCCTATATCAAAGATATGGCGGACCCTGCTTTGGTGGAAGAGGTCCAGGAAAGAATCAAAAAAATAAAGATAGATGATGTACCGGAATCAGGATACGTAGAGCAGCTGATCGAGGATAATTACCTCAGTCCTTTTACACAAGTACAGAATACAGAGCGTCCCGACCGCGTTTACAGTGCCTTGATGGAAGGACGAGTTGCGATCTTGTTAGATGGGACGCCTTTCGCATTAATCGTTCCGGTTTCATTTAGTATGATGCTGCACTCACCAGAGGACTATTATGATCGTTGGTTACCGAGTTTTCTCATCCGCCTATTGCGTTATTTCGCGGCCCTTATATCGCTTTTGGGACCCTCCTTGTATATTTCGTTTGTCTCGTTTCACCAGGGAATGATCCCAACCAAACTGGCCTTGTCTATTATGGGCACGAGAGAAGGCGTCCCGTTTCCCGCAATAATTGAAGCACTGATCATGGAAATAGCCATCGAGATTCTGCGGGAGGGCGGACTTCGATTGCCTAAACCCATTGGTCCGGCCATGGGTATCGTCGGCGGATTGGTCATTGGAGAAGCCGCCGTACAAGCGGGGATTGTCAGTCCAATTTTGGTGATCGTGGTGGCGTTAACTGCCATTTCTTCCTTTACCGTCCCTCAATACAGTGCCGGAATTACGTTTCGCATGCTTCGTTTTGTAGCCATGTTTTTCGCTGCTGTGTTTGGATTGTATGGGGTCGTTCTCTTTTTCCTTTTCCTTTGCAGCCATTTAGTGAGGTTGAAGAGTTTTGGTGTTCCCTATATCACTCCGATCGTTCCTTATCGAGCAAGTGATTGGAAAGACTTTATGATTCGTATGCCACTTTTGAAGATGAAACGCCTTCGGAAGGCGATACATAAGAAAGATTCCATCCGCTAA
- a CDS encoding acyclic terpene utilization AtuA family protein — protein sequence MNTDIRILSPCGMLGYGFPEQSFMNGLKFELHGIVVDAGSTDGGPHKLGAGVSIVSKRAVKKDLDIMLTNGLPRKIPIIIGSAGGSGARTHVKWTLDIIDEILDERGLQAKVSVIWADFTREEIHQAKEEGRIKALSPNIPPLTSELIDSTNSIVAQMGHEPIVEALQQGVDIIVCGRAYDPSPFAAIGIYHGKDPGLSYHLGKILECGALCAEPGTTKDSILGTISDDSFTVQSLNPDRTCSPTSVAAHTFYEKEHPYILHGPGFTLDLENCRFEEEEKGIVRVTGSRFLPAEKYFIKLEGARRVAYRTFVVAGIRDPILIGKLEEVEEYVRNQAREYYREIPESDYQIQFYNYGKNGVLGSKEPESFVGHEVGVMFEVVAKTQELANSICATVRSTFLHYGYEGRKSTAGNLAFPFAPSDIEFGPVYEFSVYHLMEMNNNAFRIEHR from the coding sequence ATGAATACAGACATTCGAATTCTATCCCCCTGCGGCATGCTGGGATATGGATTTCCTGAACAATCCTTCATGAACGGACTGAAGTTCGAGCTGCACGGCATCGTTGTTGATGCGGGCTCAACGGACGGGGGACCGCATAAGTTGGGTGCCGGCGTATCGATCGTCAGCAAGCGGGCGGTTAAGAAAGACCTGGATATTATGCTCACGAACGGTTTGCCCCGTAAAATTCCGATCATCATCGGCTCGGCCGGCGGCTCGGGCGCACGGACCCATGTGAAATGGACACTCGACATCATTGATGAAATTTTGGATGAGCGGGGACTTCAGGCCAAGGTGTCCGTCATATGGGCCGACTTCACCCGGGAGGAAATCCATCAGGCGAAGGAAGAAGGGCGGATTAAGGCATTAAGTCCAAATATTCCGCCACTCACCAGTGAGTTGATTGACTCCACCAACAGCATCGTTGCCCAGATGGGACATGAACCTATTGTGGAAGCGCTTCAACAGGGCGTGGACATCATCGTCTGCGGCAGGGCGTATGATCCTTCGCCTTTCGCGGCGATCGGGATCTACCACGGCAAGGACCCGGGGCTATCCTATCATCTGGGCAAAATATTGGAATGCGGCGCATTGTGCGCGGAACCGGGAACAACCAAAGACAGCATTCTTGGCACGATCAGCGACGATTCGTTTACCGTTCAGTCGCTTAACCCGGACCGGACGTGCAGCCCGACCAGCGTTGCGGCCCATACCTTTTATGAGAAGGAACACCCTTATATTCTGCATGGTCCCGGATTTACGCTCGATTTGGAGAATTGCCGCTTCGAGGAAGAGGAGAAAGGCATCGTTCGCGTAACCGGCAGCCGGTTCCTTCCGGCAGAGAAATATTTCATTAAGCTGGAAGGCGCTAGGCGCGTCGCTTATCGGACCTTCGTGGTGGCGGGGATCCGGGATCCGATCCTGATCGGGAAGCTGGAAGAGGTTGAGGAATATGTTCGCAATCAGGCACGGGAATATTACCGGGAAATTCCGGAATCGGATTATCAGATTCAATTTTACAACTACGGCAAGAACGGTGTTCTCGGAAGCAAGGAGCCGGAGTCGTTCGTCGGACACGAGGTCGGCGTTATGTTCGAAGTGGTGGCCAAGACGCAGGAGTTAGCGAACAGCATCTGCGCCACGGTGCGTTCCACCTTCCTGCATTATGGATACGAAGGCCGTAAATCAACGGCAGGCAATCTGGCTTTTCCCTTCGCGCCAAGCGATATCGAGTTCGGTCCTGTCTATGAATTCTCCGTCTACCATCTGATGGAAATGAACAATAATGCTTTTCGGATAGAGCATCGATAA
- a CDS encoding Gfo/Idh/MocA family oxidoreductase yields the protein MKTLSVGIIGTGFGGTVHAPILQLHPGIEVKSIASVHRQRTEDRLWNGIPYYRNWRDMLESEPLDLVSIVSAPVHHYEMTMLALQSGHHVLTEKPLGMNTEQTLRMLRESERLDRHAFVNFQWRWTPIRQRIKQMLQDKKLGDIQHIKYTGSFSGYSVLANSYRGWEARSEDGGGFLFAIGSHMIDSLLWWMDEEITEVYGDLRTQIPAYKGDAGLEFRDAEDAFTFSGRFKGGTSVLADVFFPGIGGVGWTLEIYGTKGTLRMRDDHTLECSFGGAFESIPIDPFDPPANLEAPAVHYYNGFYQMIDGMYHSITANKPTLNMPYFVDGHRVQAVLDAIRLSSETHSRVSVDYGSMIRHG from the coding sequence ATGAAGACATTGTCAGTAGGAATTATAGGGACCGGATTTGGCGGTACCGTTCATGCTCCCATTCTTCAGCTGCACCCGGGGATAGAAGTGAAATCCATTGCTAGTGTCCATCGACAACGCACGGAGGACCGCTTGTGGAATGGAATTCCGTATTACAGGAATTGGCGTGACATGCTGGAGAGTGAGCCGTTGGATTTGGTATCGATCGTATCGGCACCCGTCCATCATTATGAAATGACGATGCTCGCCTTGCAGTCCGGCCACCATGTCCTGACAGAGAAACCTCTGGGCATGAATACGGAGCAAACGTTACGAATGCTGAGAGAGTCGGAACGGCTGGACCGACATGCTTTCGTTAATTTTCAATGGAGATGGACGCCGATTCGGCAACGAATAAAACAGATGCTGCAAGATAAAAAGCTGGGAGATATTCAGCATATCAAATATACAGGGAGCTTCTCCGGATACTCTGTACTGGCTAATTCTTACCGGGGATGGGAAGCCCGCAGCGAGGATGGCGGTGGATTCCTGTTTGCGATCGGTTCGCATATGATAGATTCACTCCTATGGTGGATGGACGAAGAGATTACGGAAGTGTACGGTGACCTGAGAACCCAGATCCCTGCCTATAAGGGAGATGCAGGGCTTGAGTTCAGGGATGCTGAGGATGCCTTTACCTTTTCGGGTCGTTTTAAGGGTGGAACCTCTGTCCTTGCGGATGTGTTTTTCCCGGGAATTGGCGGAGTCGGTTGGACGCTAGAGATCTACGGAACGAAGGGGACGCTGAGGATGCGAGATGACCATACCCTCGAATGCAGCTTTGGCGGGGCATTTGAATCTATCCCGATTGATCCGTTTGACCCTCCGGCTAACCTGGAGGCTCCGGCAGTGCACTATTATAACGGCTTCTATCAGATGATAGATGGCATGTACCACAGCATAACTGCAAATAAACCGACGTTGAACATGCCGTATTTCGTGGATGGCCATAGGGTACAAGCTGTTCTGGATGCAATTCGTCTGTCGTCCGAGACGCACAGCCGGGTCAGCGTTGATTATGGATCCATGATTCGGCATGGATAA
- a CDS encoding spore germination protein: protein MIGSSKDQITTSQAVVILVNYILAAGILTLPRTSVEKVKTPDVWITVILGGMIAMIVGVIIVKLNKRFPEKTFYQYNQEIVGKWVGGFLSLLVIGYFFTISAYEVRTMAEVTGLFLLEGTPTWAIILPFMWIGLYLIIGGINTIARLFEIIFPITIVIFLLVAFLSLGIFEIDNLRPVLGLGIAPMLKGIRTTALAFLGSEIMLLLVAFMKQPDKAVKVVLVGVFIPLLFYGITVVMVIGALSIDGVVTSTWPTLELMRSFEIPGLIFERFESLLLVIWIMQIFTTFTITYYAAALGLAQLFKKKIHPFIYGLIPIIYIIAMIPKNINDLFKLGDTIGNVALLLFAVLPLILLLVSRLRGGKA, encoded by the coding sequence ATGATAGGTAGTTCAAAAGACCAAATTACGACTTCGCAAGCAGTTGTTATCCTCGTCAATTATATTCTTGCAGCCGGGATCCTCACCCTCCCCCGCACATCTGTGGAGAAGGTGAAAACACCCGATGTGTGGATCACCGTTATTTTGGGCGGGATGATCGCAATGATCGTAGGGGTGATCATCGTGAAATTAAACAAGCGATTCCCCGAAAAAACCTTTTATCAATATAACCAAGAAATTGTAGGAAAATGGGTGGGCGGGTTCCTCAGTTTACTTGTGATCGGCTACTTTTTTACCATTTCTGCATATGAAGTCAGAACAATGGCAGAAGTAACCGGCCTTTTTTTGCTGGAAGGTACCCCCACCTGGGCCATCATCCTGCCTTTTATGTGGATAGGTCTCTATCTGATCATAGGTGGAATAAACACGATCGCCCGTTTGTTTGAAATCATATTCCCAATTACGATCGTCATTTTTTTATTGGTTGCCTTTTTGAGCTTAGGCATATTTGAGATTGATAATCTCCGTCCCGTGTTAGGATTGGGAATTGCCCCCATGCTAAAAGGAATAAGGACAACGGCTCTTGCATTTTTAGGTTCTGAAATTATGCTGCTCCTTGTAGCCTTTATGAAACAGCCGGACAAAGCCGTAAAAGTTGTTCTAGTTGGAGTATTCATCCCCTTGCTCTTTTACGGCATAACCGTTGTCATGGTCATAGGAGCCCTATCGATCGATGGAGTGGTCACGAGCACATGGCCTACACTTGAGCTTATGCGAAGTTTTGAAATCCCCGGTTTGATCTTTGAACGGTTTGAATCTTTGCTGCTTGTGATATGGATTATGCAAATATTCACTACCTTTACCATTACCTATTATGCGGCTGCTTTAGGGCTGGCTCAGTTGTTCAAAAAGAAGATCCATCCATTTATATATGGCTTGATTCCGATTATTTACATCATTGCCATGATTCCCAAAAATATCAATGACCTCTTTAAACTTGGGGATACCATCGGTAATGTCGCGTTATTATTATTTGCTGTACTACCATTAATCTTACTTCTAGTATCGAGACTGAGAGGTGGAAAAGCTTGA
- a CDS encoding FadR/GntR family transcriptional regulator has product MTIKKIKYHRVYEDVIEQIKNLILEGNLAPGDVLPTERELAQSFGISRGTLREAFRILEREGLIEARPGGGRFLSKALDVAEDRSRILDNIERATIIELLEARELFETGIVELAAKRATDEDIAEIEAAFATWGEIDQNAEDRSKPDQAFHLSIAKATHNVVLVNMIELHMDLLQRTLSKTAQIPGRKSEVYEEHLLILQAIKERDPVKAKLALLNHLSRVKENIQKNYIHV; this is encoded by the coding sequence ATGACCATTAAGAAGATTAAATATCATCGGGTGTACGAGGATGTTATCGAACAGATCAAGAATCTGATTCTGGAAGGAAATCTGGCTCCGGGTGATGTTCTTCCGACTGAAAGGGAGCTGGCCCAATCGTTTGGCATTAGCCGCGGGACATTGCGGGAAGCATTCCGCATTCTGGAGCGCGAAGGACTGATTGAAGCCAGACCCGGCGGCGGGCGCTTCCTGAGCAAGGCACTGGATGTTGCCGAGGATCGAAGCCGCATCCTGGATAATATCGAACGTGCGACTATCATTGAGTTGTTAGAAGCGCGTGAATTGTTCGAGACAGGAATCGTGGAGCTAGCGGCCAAGCGGGCAACCGATGAGGATATCGCCGAGATTGAGGCAGCCTTCGCGACGTGGGGGGAGATTGATCAGAATGCGGAGGATCGATCGAAGCCGGATCAGGCGTTTCACCTGTCAATTGCTAAAGCCACGCATAACGTGGTCCTCGTCAATATGATTGAATTGCATATGGATTTGCTTCAGCGGACGCTGAGCAAAACAGCCCAGATTCCGGGTCGCAAGAGCGAGGTCTACGAAGAACATTTACTTATTTTGCAAGCTATTAAGGAACGCGATCCGGTAAAAGCAAAGCTCGCTTTGCTGAACCATCTCAGCCGGGTTAAAGAAAACATACAGAAAAACTACATTCATGTTTAA
- a CDS encoding xylose isomerase, translated as MIPRRLQVGMWDHFTEERWDELADQHISGMEICSFPNREALLQVSDYCCSQRIAFGVHAPILGDAGFRLPQVNAPESGDFQEALEQISAEVQLASSVGADYMLFHYPFYPVFQEPFTPYPRLPDPAHRYSYNQLSKTKFREISKRLFEFLCELQLRYGQRIVLEHDFFGDYEDVFVDSFHAYPEIGFVLDTARLDITRRAFHGFDPYHFLDRMASQVYLVHYSNVFYDEDKFTHHLPVLPEQDHDVNYGDAYAYLRYLAERNSRFHVTFEHKASLITQQQLHQIYSRTALTLEEQGGHVLIRS; from the coding sequence ATGATTCCGAGGCGTTTACAGGTAGGGATGTGGGATCACTTTACGGAAGAACGATGGGATGAGCTTGCTGACCAGCATATCAGCGGGATGGAAATATGCAGCTTTCCGAATCGGGAGGCATTATTGCAGGTCAGCGATTATTGCTGCAGCCAGCGGATCGCTTTCGGTGTGCATGCCCCGATTCTCGGCGACGCTGGATTTCGATTGCCTCAAGTTAATGCTCCCGAGTCCGGGGACTTTCAGGAAGCACTAGAACAAATCTCGGCCGAGGTTCAGTTAGCATCCAGTGTGGGCGCAGATTATATGCTGTTCCATTATCCATTTTATCCGGTCTTCCAGGAGCCCTTTACCCCATATCCGAGACTTCCCGATCCTGCACATCGTTATAGTTACAACCAATTGAGCAAAACAAAATTCCGGGAAATTTCCAAGCGGTTATTTGAGTTCCTCTGTGAGCTGCAGCTCCGTTATGGGCAGCGCATTGTGCTGGAGCATGATTTTTTTGGTGATTACGAGGATGTTTTTGTGGATAGCTTTCACGCTTATCCTGAAATTGGGTTTGTGCTGGACACGGCCAGGCTTGATATTACCCGCAGGGCCTTTCACGGGTTCGATCCGTATCATTTTCTTGATCGGATGGCATCCCAGGTTTATTTGGTCCATTACAGTAACGTATTTTATGATGAGGACAAGTTCACGCATCATCTGCCTGTCCTGCCGGAGCAGGATCATGATGTGAACTATGGAGATGCCTACGCCTATTTGCGGTATCTTGCAGAACGCAATTCACGGTTTCATGTAACATTTGAACACAAAGCCAGTCTCATCACTCAACAGCAGCTGCATCAGATATATAGTCGGACGGCGTTGACGCTGGAAGAGCAGGGAGGGCATGTACTAATTCGATCGTAA
- a CDS encoding lipid II flippase Amj family protein → MIQSLIVVFVLTMIIHTAETLSYSARYAGVKLNKIAVALSLTGIIVLVSRTSNLVQAPLTAKFVDYAKVDPSFDVLSYFRAILLAASIGTIVAIALFPTFVNLFSRVISKLEVAGSIPKLVSSVTIGQLKNTRHYIRKPNLKWSQFRYLGIPKRFIMLNIVVTAFYTVGVLSSLYAAHLVPQYSTTASQASGLINGIATIILTIFIDPQLGLITDKATRNEEARDQLGKVYTMLMVSRFFGTMLAQLVIIPAAYVISEIVKWI, encoded by the coding sequence ATGATACAGAGCTTGATCGTTGTGTTTGTCCTGACGATGATTATTCATACGGCGGAAACCTTATCATACTCCGCAAGATATGCCGGGGTGAAGCTAAACAAGATTGCTGTTGCCTTATCGTTGACGGGGATCATTGTACTGGTTTCCCGAACATCCAACTTAGTTCAAGCCCCGCTGACGGCCAAGTTTGTTGATTATGCGAAGGTGGATCCTTCGTTTGACGTGCTTTCCTATTTCAGGGCGATTTTGTTAGCGGCCTCGATCGGAACGATTGTCGCAATCGCGTTATTTCCTACTTTCGTCAATCTGTTCAGCAGAGTCATCAGCAAGCTGGAGGTTGCCGGATCCATTCCGAAACTTGTATCAAGCGTGACCATCGGGCAGCTCAAGAACACAAGGCATTACATAAGAAAGCCCAATTTGAAATGGAGTCAGTTTCGTTACTTAGGAATACCTAAACGGTTTATTATGCTGAATATTGTGGTCACCGCTTTTTACACAGTAGGTGTCCTGTCATCTCTGTACGCAGCACATCTCGTTCCTCAGTACAGCACCACGGCATCCCAAGCATCGGGACTGATTAACGGAATTGCAACGATTATTTTAACGATATTTATCGATCCCCAGCTTGGTTTGATTACCGACAAGGCGACTCGGAACGAGGAAGCGAGGGACCAGCTTGGCAAAGTGTATACGATGCTGATGGTTTCAAGGTTTTTTGGGACCATGCTGGCACAGCTCGTGATCATTCCGGCCGCTTATGTGATCAGTGAGATTGTGAAGTGGATATAA